The nucleotide sequence CTGGTGGTTGACGCCAAGGACGAGAAAGCCGCAGACTTTTACCGGCGCCATGGCTTTCTTGAGACGACGGCCAAACCGTTGACCCTGTTTCTGCCTTTGGCCACGGCACCGGTTCCAAAACGGTGAGTGCCAATCGGGGCCATGTCCCCCTGGCCCACGTCTTTGAGGCTGTGACCCCCGATCATAATGTATTGACAATGCGCACTCTGGTGGCTAAGATCGGTGGCAATGCGCGATCAAACCCTGTACGTTCCTCGGCATAACCCAGGATTTTTCGGGCTGCGCATTCCGGATCTGTTGGCAGGGGCAAAAATATAGAGGCCGGCGGTTTTTGACATGTATAAGAAGCAGGATGATCAAGACGGAAGACAGGCTTTTTCCTTAAGGCCCTTTGAAGAGGATGGGTCGCTCTCCGGAATAGAATGCAAAGGATACCTTGCCCGCCGGATCGACACCCTCTCTGTCCATTATGAGATAATTGGAGGTTCGCTGAGTATCGATATTCCCGGGCGAACGCGGGAACCATCCCGAAAAAAAGGCCTCTGGGAGAATACCTGTCTGGAGCTTTTCGTTGCCGTCAAGGATCGTGATCGGTACTGGGAATTCAATCTCTCGCCGTCAGGGGATTGGAACGTCTTTCGTTTCGAACACTACCGAAATGAGAGACATGTCGATACGCTGCGAGAGGAATCTCTGGTTGTCTCCCTTCCTTTCACAACCGAAAGACGATCAGGATCATTCTTGCTTGATATGGAATTCGA is from Syntrophorhabdus sp. and encodes:
- a CDS encoding DOMON-like domain-containing protein, which produces MYKKQDDQDGRQAFSLRPFEEDGSLSGIECKGYLARRIDTLSVHYEIIGGSLSIDIPGRTREPSRKKGLWENTCLELFVAVKDRDRYWEFNLSPSGDWNVFRFEHYRNERHVDTLREESLVVSLPFTTERRSGSFLLDMEFDLDTLVRKDDSLEIGIGAIITFNEGRTCWALTHCGPRPDFHRRDSFIMKL